The following coding sequences are from one Nicotiana tabacum cultivar K326 chromosome 1, ASM71507v2, whole genome shotgun sequence window:
- the LOC107767733 gene encoding nuclear pore complex protein NUP98A isoform X2, whose amino-acid sequence MFGSTNAFGQSSTSPFGSQSGFGQTSNNPFAPKPFGSTNPFGSQSGGSFFGSTSTGVFGTPQSSSPLGSTPVFGASSSPAFGSTTPAFGASSTPTFGSSSSAFGSSSVFGQKPAFGGFGSSSAQTSPFGSSFQQSQPAFGSGLFGSSAPFGASSQPAFGTPSTPTFGSSSTPAFGATSAPAFGTSSTPAFGSTPNPAFGNTGSPFGASNSPMFGSSTPAFGATSTPAFGAASSPAFGATTTPAFGAPSAPSFSFGSAPAFGQSTSAFGSSPFGTSTSTFGAQSSAFGAQTSAATFGSPGFAQSAVGGQRGGTRVAAYQATPEADSGSGTQPAGKLESISAMPVYRDKSHEELRWEDYQLGDKGGPASVGQSTSGINFGSSAFASSSTSPFGQSSSNPFSSTTTSNPFAPKPPAFSPSGFGTSATPAFSSSPFASSNASNPFGSTSSTTPSLFGPSAPAFGTNTSPSLFGSSSASGFGSSTSIFGSSSAQATAPAFGPSLSFGNTQSSPLFQSTTPSFGQTSSAFGQTASSFGQSTPAFGQSNLFSTPSTGFGGNLFSSAPLLNTSNPIGFGQTTPPLSTPFQLTQPSQSTAFGFSNYGQTQGGGASGFGGTPNLFSQPSANQSSVVAQPAVVTNPFGTLPAMPQMSIGRTGTSSSIQYGISSLPVVDKPVPVRISSLLTSRHLSQRRVRLPARKYHPKTEGAKVPFFSDDEETPSTPKADALFVPRENPRALVIRPLDQWPSRGGLEKVSPSKHTSPAHENEDLVVNGLDKEGLHSAKLNQKPIGLHEGNHLQKGGGSSITLTGHRAGEAAIVYEHGADIEALMPKLRHSDYYTEPRVQELAAKERAEPGFCRHVKDFVVGRHEYGSIKFIGETDVRRLDLESLIQFNNREVIVYMDESKKPPVGQGLNKPAEVTLLNIKCFDKKTGQHYTEGPRIDKYKDMLKRKAGDQGAEFVSYDPVKGEWKFRVQHFSKYRLQEDNEDECGEYCFGNFVVPSGQKNVR is encoded by the exons ATGTTCGGTTCCACAAATG cTTTCGGGCAGTCATCTACTAGCCCGTTTGGGTCACAATCAGGTTTTGGGCAGACAAGTAATAATCCCTTTGCTCCCAAACCTTTTGGTAGTACAAATCCTTTTGGTTCGCAATCTGGTGGTTCCTTTTTTGGTAGCACTTCCACTGGAGTGTTCGGAACTCCCCAATCTTCTTCACCTCTAGGGTCCACACCAGTCTTTGGTGCATCATCCTCACCTGCATTTGGAAGCACTACACCTGCATTTGGAGCTTCTTCAACTCCTACTTTTGGCAGTTCTTCATCGGCATTTGGGA GTTCATCTGTATTCGGGCAGAAGCCAGCTTTTGGTGGCTTTGGGTCAAGCAGTGCCCAAACAAGTCCGTTCGGCAGCTCGTTTCAACAATCACAGCCGGCATTTGGGAGTGGTCTATTCGGCTCATCTGCACCTTTTGGTGCATCAAGTCAACCTGCATTTGGTACTCCGAGCACCCCGACGTTTGGTTCATCAAGCACCCCTGCTTTTGGTGCCACGAGTGCACCGGCATTTGGTACATCAAGTACTCCAGCCTTTGGCTCTACACCAAACCCAGCCTTTGGCAATACAGGCAGCCCATTTGGTGCTTCAAATTCTCCTATGTTTGGATCTAGCACCCCGGCCTTTGGTGCCACCAGCACCCCGGCCTTTGGTGCCGCCAGTTCTCCTGCCTTTGGTGCCACGACAACTCCTGCTTTTGGCGCTCCAAGTGCTCCTTCATTTAGTTTTGGATCTGCTCCTGCATTTGGCCAATCAACATCTGCTTTTGGCAGTAGCCCATTTGGCACATCAACGTCAACTTTTGGTGCTCAAAGTTCTGCATTTG GAGCCCAAACTTCTGCAGCAACTTTTGGGAGCCCTGGTTTTGCGCAGTCTGCTGTTGGTGGTCAACGGGGTGGAACACGAGTTGCTGCTTATCAGGCAACACCTGAAGCAGACAGTGGCAGTGGTACCCAGCCTGCTGGGAAACTGGAGTCTATTTCGGCCATGCCAGTTTACAGAGACAAGAGCCATGAAGAACTTAGGTGGGAGGATTACCAGTTGGGAGATAAAG GAGGTCCTGCTTCTGTGGGTCAGTCAACTAGTGGAATCAATTTTGGAAGCTCAGCCTTTGCATCATCATCAACTTCCCCATTTGGCCAGTCATCTTCGAATCCATTTTCATCCACTACAACTTCCAATCCATTTGCACCCAAACCACCCGCATTCAGTCCTTCAGGTTTTGGAACCTCAGCTACTCCGGCTTTTAGTTCTTCTCCCTTTGCGAGCTCAAATGCATCTAATCCGTTTGGCTCTACATCCTCGACTACCCCTTCCTTATTTGGACCATCAGCTCCAGCTTTTGGAACAAATACATCTCCCTCCCTCTTTGGATCATCTAGTGCTTCGGGTTTTGGATCATCAACATCAATTTTTGGCTCCTCTTCAGCTCAGGCTACTGCTCCAGCATTTGGTCCTAGCTTAAGCTTTGGTAATACTCAATCCTCTCCGTTATTCCAGTCAACTACCCCTTCATTTGGACAGACGAGCTCGGCCTTTGGACAAACTGCGTCATCTTTTGGTCAGAGTACGCCAGCTTTTGGTCAATCCAATTTGTTCAGTACTCCTTCTACTGGCTTTGGTGGGAACTTATTTTCAAGTGCACCATTGCTAAATACAAGCAACCCGATAGGATTTGGCCAAACAACA CCCCCTCTTTCAACTCCTTTTCAACTCACTCAGCCTTCTCAGAGTACTGCTTTTGGGTTCAGTAACTATGGTCAGACACAAGGAG GTGGTGCAAGTGGTTTTGGTGGCACACCCAACCTTTTCAGTCAACC GTCAGCTAACCAAAGCTCAGTTGTAGCACAACCAGCGGTTGTTACTAATCCATTTGGAACTTTACCGGCGATGCCTCAGATGTCAATTGGTCGTACTGGCACTTCTTCTTCTATACAGTATGGGATTTCTAGTTTACCG GTGGTTGACAAACCTGTTCCTGTCAGGATATCATCATTACTGACTTCCCGACACCTTTCTCAAAGACGGGTTAGGTTGCCGGCAAGGAAATATCACCCTAAAACTGAGGGTGCTAAG GTGCCGTTCTTTAGTGATGATGAGGAGACGCCAAGCACGCCTAAGGCAGATGCGTTGTTTGTTCCTAGAGAGAATCCAAGAGCTTTAGTTATTCGTCCATTGGACCAGTGGCCTTCTAGAGGTGGTTTGGAGAAAGTATCGCCATCAAAACACACGTCCCCAGCACATGAGAATG AAGATTTGGTTGTGAATGGCCTTGATAAAGAGGGTCTCCATAGTGCCAAACTGAACCAGAAACCCATTGGTCTCCATGAAGGGAATCACCTCCAAAAAGGAGGGGGGTCTTCCATTACCCTTACTGGCCATCGAGCTGGTGAAGCAGCAATTGTTTACGAACATGGGGCTGACATTGAGGCTCTGATGCCAAAGCTCCGCCATTCTGATTATTACACAGAGCCACGGGTTCAGGAATTGGCAGCAAAGGAAAGGGCTGAGCCTGGGTTCTGTCGCCATGTGAAGGATTTTGTGGTTGGTAGACATGAATATGGAAGCATCAAGTTCATCGGGGAAACAGATGTTCGACGGCTTGATCTGGAGTCTTTGATTCAGTTTAACAATCGGGAGGTGATAGTCTATATGGATGAGAGTAAGAAACCTCCTGTTGGACAAGGTCTTAACAAGCCTGCTGAGGTGACACTTCTCAACATAAAATGTTTTGATAAGAAGACTGGACAACACTATACAGAGGGTCCTAGAATCGATAAATATAAGGATATGCTTAAGAGGAAGGCAGGAGATCAAGGTGCTGAATTTGTGTCCTATGATCCGGTTAAAGGAGAATGGAAGTTCAGGGTGCAGCATTTCAGCAAATATAGGCTTCAAGAGGACAATGAAGATGAATGTGGAGAATATTGCTTTGGCAATTTTGTGGTGCCAAGTGGCCAGAAGAACGTTAGATAG
- the LOC107767733 gene encoding nuclear pore complex protein NUP98A isoform X1, with protein sequence MFGSTNAFGQSSTSPFGSQSGFGQTSNNPFAPKPFGSTNPFGSQSGGSFFGSTSTGVFGTPQSSSPLGSTPVFGASSSPAFGSTTPAFGASSTPTFGSSSSAFGSSSVFGQKPAFGGFGSSSAQTSPFGSSFQQSQPAFGSGLFGSSAPFGASSQPAFGTPSTPTFGSSSTPAFGATSAPAFGTSSTPAFGSTPNPAFGNTGSPFGASNSPMFGSSTPAFGATSTPAFGAASSPAFGATTTPAFGAPSAPSFSFGSAPAFGQSTSAFGSSPFGTSTSTFGAQSSAFGAQTSAATFGSPGFAQSAVGGQRGGTRVAAYQATPEADSGSGTQPAGKLESISAMPVYRDKSHEELRWEDYQLGDKGGPASVGQSTSGINFGSSAFASSSTSPFGQSSSNPFSSTTTSNPFAPKPPAFSPSGFGTSATPAFSSSPFASSNASNPFGSTSSTTPSLFGPSAPAFGTNTSPSLFGSSSASGFGSSTSIFGSSSAQATAPAFGPSLSFGNTQSSPLFQSTTPSFGQTSSAFGQTASSFGQSTPAFGQSNLFSTPSTGFGGNLFSSAPLLNTSNPIGFGQTTPPLSTPFQLTQPSQSTAFGFSNYGQTQGGGASGFGGTPNLFSQPSANQSSVVAQPAVVTNPFGTLPAMPQMSIGRTGTSSSIQYGISSLPVVDKPVPVRISSLLTSRHLSQRRVRLPARKYHPKTEGAKVPFFSDDEETPSTPKADALFVPRENPRALVIRPLDQWPSRGGLEKVSPSKHTSPAHENGKIPEVVFAPVTETSAKDKNKDLVVNGLDKEGLHSAKLNQKPIGLHEGNHLQKGGGSSITLTGHRAGEAAIVYEHGADIEALMPKLRHSDYYTEPRVQELAAKERAEPGFCRHVKDFVVGRHEYGSIKFIGETDVRRLDLESLIQFNNREVIVYMDESKKPPVGQGLNKPAEVTLLNIKCFDKKTGQHYTEGPRIDKYKDMLKRKAGDQGAEFVSYDPVKGEWKFRVQHFSKYRLQEDNEDECGEYCFGNFVVPSGQKNVR encoded by the exons ATGTTCGGTTCCACAAATG cTTTCGGGCAGTCATCTACTAGCCCGTTTGGGTCACAATCAGGTTTTGGGCAGACAAGTAATAATCCCTTTGCTCCCAAACCTTTTGGTAGTACAAATCCTTTTGGTTCGCAATCTGGTGGTTCCTTTTTTGGTAGCACTTCCACTGGAGTGTTCGGAACTCCCCAATCTTCTTCACCTCTAGGGTCCACACCAGTCTTTGGTGCATCATCCTCACCTGCATTTGGAAGCACTACACCTGCATTTGGAGCTTCTTCAACTCCTACTTTTGGCAGTTCTTCATCGGCATTTGGGA GTTCATCTGTATTCGGGCAGAAGCCAGCTTTTGGTGGCTTTGGGTCAAGCAGTGCCCAAACAAGTCCGTTCGGCAGCTCGTTTCAACAATCACAGCCGGCATTTGGGAGTGGTCTATTCGGCTCATCTGCACCTTTTGGTGCATCAAGTCAACCTGCATTTGGTACTCCGAGCACCCCGACGTTTGGTTCATCAAGCACCCCTGCTTTTGGTGCCACGAGTGCACCGGCATTTGGTACATCAAGTACTCCAGCCTTTGGCTCTACACCAAACCCAGCCTTTGGCAATACAGGCAGCCCATTTGGTGCTTCAAATTCTCCTATGTTTGGATCTAGCACCCCGGCCTTTGGTGCCACCAGCACCCCGGCCTTTGGTGCCGCCAGTTCTCCTGCCTTTGGTGCCACGACAACTCCTGCTTTTGGCGCTCCAAGTGCTCCTTCATTTAGTTTTGGATCTGCTCCTGCATTTGGCCAATCAACATCTGCTTTTGGCAGTAGCCCATTTGGCACATCAACGTCAACTTTTGGTGCTCAAAGTTCTGCATTTG GAGCCCAAACTTCTGCAGCAACTTTTGGGAGCCCTGGTTTTGCGCAGTCTGCTGTTGGTGGTCAACGGGGTGGAACACGAGTTGCTGCTTATCAGGCAACACCTGAAGCAGACAGTGGCAGTGGTACCCAGCCTGCTGGGAAACTGGAGTCTATTTCGGCCATGCCAGTTTACAGAGACAAGAGCCATGAAGAACTTAGGTGGGAGGATTACCAGTTGGGAGATAAAG GAGGTCCTGCTTCTGTGGGTCAGTCAACTAGTGGAATCAATTTTGGAAGCTCAGCCTTTGCATCATCATCAACTTCCCCATTTGGCCAGTCATCTTCGAATCCATTTTCATCCACTACAACTTCCAATCCATTTGCACCCAAACCACCCGCATTCAGTCCTTCAGGTTTTGGAACCTCAGCTACTCCGGCTTTTAGTTCTTCTCCCTTTGCGAGCTCAAATGCATCTAATCCGTTTGGCTCTACATCCTCGACTACCCCTTCCTTATTTGGACCATCAGCTCCAGCTTTTGGAACAAATACATCTCCCTCCCTCTTTGGATCATCTAGTGCTTCGGGTTTTGGATCATCAACATCAATTTTTGGCTCCTCTTCAGCTCAGGCTACTGCTCCAGCATTTGGTCCTAGCTTAAGCTTTGGTAATACTCAATCCTCTCCGTTATTCCAGTCAACTACCCCTTCATTTGGACAGACGAGCTCGGCCTTTGGACAAACTGCGTCATCTTTTGGTCAGAGTACGCCAGCTTTTGGTCAATCCAATTTGTTCAGTACTCCTTCTACTGGCTTTGGTGGGAACTTATTTTCAAGTGCACCATTGCTAAATACAAGCAACCCGATAGGATTTGGCCAAACAACA CCCCCTCTTTCAACTCCTTTTCAACTCACTCAGCCTTCTCAGAGTACTGCTTTTGGGTTCAGTAACTATGGTCAGACACAAGGAG GTGGTGCAAGTGGTTTTGGTGGCACACCCAACCTTTTCAGTCAACC GTCAGCTAACCAAAGCTCAGTTGTAGCACAACCAGCGGTTGTTACTAATCCATTTGGAACTTTACCGGCGATGCCTCAGATGTCAATTGGTCGTACTGGCACTTCTTCTTCTATACAGTATGGGATTTCTAGTTTACCG GTGGTTGACAAACCTGTTCCTGTCAGGATATCATCATTACTGACTTCCCGACACCTTTCTCAAAGACGGGTTAGGTTGCCGGCAAGGAAATATCACCCTAAAACTGAGGGTGCTAAG GTGCCGTTCTTTAGTGATGATGAGGAGACGCCAAGCACGCCTAAGGCAGATGCGTTGTTTGTTCCTAGAGAGAATCCAAGAGCTTTAGTTATTCGTCCATTGGACCAGTGGCCTTCTAGAGGTGGTTTGGAGAAAGTATCGCCATCAAAACACACGTCCCCAGCACATGAGAATG GTAAAATCCCTGAAGTTGTTTTTGCTCCAGTTACTGAGACCAGTGCAAAAGATAAAAACA AAGATTTGGTTGTGAATGGCCTTGATAAAGAGGGTCTCCATAGTGCCAAACTGAACCAGAAACCCATTGGTCTCCATGAAGGGAATCACCTCCAAAAAGGAGGGGGGTCTTCCATTACCCTTACTGGCCATCGAGCTGGTGAAGCAGCAATTGTTTACGAACATGGGGCTGACATTGAGGCTCTGATGCCAAAGCTCCGCCATTCTGATTATTACACAGAGCCACGGGTTCAGGAATTGGCAGCAAAGGAAAGGGCTGAGCCTGGGTTCTGTCGCCATGTGAAGGATTTTGTGGTTGGTAGACATGAATATGGAAGCATCAAGTTCATCGGGGAAACAGATGTTCGACGGCTTGATCTGGAGTCTTTGATTCAGTTTAACAATCGGGAGGTGATAGTCTATATGGATGAGAGTAAGAAACCTCCTGTTGGACAAGGTCTTAACAAGCCTGCTGAGGTGACACTTCTCAACATAAAATGTTTTGATAAGAAGACTGGACAACACTATACAGAGGGTCCTAGAATCGATAAATATAAGGATATGCTTAAGAGGAAGGCAGGAGATCAAGGTGCTGAATTTGTGTCCTATGATCCGGTTAAAGGAGAATGGAAGTTCAGGGTGCAGCATTTCAGCAAATATAGGCTTCAAGAGGACAATGAAGATGAATGTGGAGAATATTGCTTTGGCAATTTTGTGGTGCCAAGTGGCCAGAAGAACGTTAGATAG
- the LOC107767733 gene encoding nuclear pore complex protein NUP98A isoform X3, which translates to MFGSTNAFGQSSTSPFGSQSGFGQTSNNPFAPKPFGSTNPFGSQSGGSFFGSTSTGVFGTPQSSSPLGSTPVFGASSSPAFGSTTPAFGASSTPTFGSSSSAFGSSSVFGQKPAFGGFGSSSAQTSPFGSSFQQSQPAFGSGLFGSSAPFGASSQPAFGTPSTPTFGSSSTPAFGATSAPAFGTSSTPAFGSTPNPAFGNTGSPFGASNSPMFGSSTPAFGATSTPAFGAASSPAFGATTTPAFGAPSAPSFSFGSAPAFGQSTSAFGSSPFGTSTSTFGAQSSAFGAQTSAATFGSPGFAQSAVGGQRGGTRVAAYQATPEADSGSGTQPAGKLESISAMPVYRDKSHEELRWEDYQLGDKGGPASVGQSTSGINFGSSAFASSSTSPFGQSSSNPFSSTTTSNPFAPKPPAFSPSGFGTSATPAFSSSPFASSNASNPFGSTSSTTPSLFGPSAPAFGTNTSPSLFGSSSASGFGSSTSIFGSSSAQATAPAFGPSLSFGNTQSSPLFQSTTPSFGQTSSAFGQTASSFGQSTPAFGQSNLFSTPSTGFGGNLFSSAPLLNTSNPIGFGQTTPPLSTPFQLTQPSQSTAFGFSNYGQTQGGGASGFGGTPNLFSQPSANQSSVVAQPAVVTNPFGTLPAMPQMSIGRTGTSSSIQYGISSLPVVDKPVPVRISSLLTSRHLSQRRVRLPARKYHPKTEGAKVPFFSDDEETPSTPKADALFVPRENPRALVIRPLDQWPSRGGLEKVSPSKHTSPAHENGKIPEVVFAPVTETSAKDKNTEGLLETASLPFGVGLRSAYILPSPDATCGIILSRRCCCNLLELFNKRKCFKVLFCQENFGSENLKLTFCLEYKVYQ; encoded by the exons ATGTTCGGTTCCACAAATG cTTTCGGGCAGTCATCTACTAGCCCGTTTGGGTCACAATCAGGTTTTGGGCAGACAAGTAATAATCCCTTTGCTCCCAAACCTTTTGGTAGTACAAATCCTTTTGGTTCGCAATCTGGTGGTTCCTTTTTTGGTAGCACTTCCACTGGAGTGTTCGGAACTCCCCAATCTTCTTCACCTCTAGGGTCCACACCAGTCTTTGGTGCATCATCCTCACCTGCATTTGGAAGCACTACACCTGCATTTGGAGCTTCTTCAACTCCTACTTTTGGCAGTTCTTCATCGGCATTTGGGA GTTCATCTGTATTCGGGCAGAAGCCAGCTTTTGGTGGCTTTGGGTCAAGCAGTGCCCAAACAAGTCCGTTCGGCAGCTCGTTTCAACAATCACAGCCGGCATTTGGGAGTGGTCTATTCGGCTCATCTGCACCTTTTGGTGCATCAAGTCAACCTGCATTTGGTACTCCGAGCACCCCGACGTTTGGTTCATCAAGCACCCCTGCTTTTGGTGCCACGAGTGCACCGGCATTTGGTACATCAAGTACTCCAGCCTTTGGCTCTACACCAAACCCAGCCTTTGGCAATACAGGCAGCCCATTTGGTGCTTCAAATTCTCCTATGTTTGGATCTAGCACCCCGGCCTTTGGTGCCACCAGCACCCCGGCCTTTGGTGCCGCCAGTTCTCCTGCCTTTGGTGCCACGACAACTCCTGCTTTTGGCGCTCCAAGTGCTCCTTCATTTAGTTTTGGATCTGCTCCTGCATTTGGCCAATCAACATCTGCTTTTGGCAGTAGCCCATTTGGCACATCAACGTCAACTTTTGGTGCTCAAAGTTCTGCATTTG GAGCCCAAACTTCTGCAGCAACTTTTGGGAGCCCTGGTTTTGCGCAGTCTGCTGTTGGTGGTCAACGGGGTGGAACACGAGTTGCTGCTTATCAGGCAACACCTGAAGCAGACAGTGGCAGTGGTACCCAGCCTGCTGGGAAACTGGAGTCTATTTCGGCCATGCCAGTTTACAGAGACAAGAGCCATGAAGAACTTAGGTGGGAGGATTACCAGTTGGGAGATAAAG GAGGTCCTGCTTCTGTGGGTCAGTCAACTAGTGGAATCAATTTTGGAAGCTCAGCCTTTGCATCATCATCAACTTCCCCATTTGGCCAGTCATCTTCGAATCCATTTTCATCCACTACAACTTCCAATCCATTTGCACCCAAACCACCCGCATTCAGTCCTTCAGGTTTTGGAACCTCAGCTACTCCGGCTTTTAGTTCTTCTCCCTTTGCGAGCTCAAATGCATCTAATCCGTTTGGCTCTACATCCTCGACTACCCCTTCCTTATTTGGACCATCAGCTCCAGCTTTTGGAACAAATACATCTCCCTCCCTCTTTGGATCATCTAGTGCTTCGGGTTTTGGATCATCAACATCAATTTTTGGCTCCTCTTCAGCTCAGGCTACTGCTCCAGCATTTGGTCCTAGCTTAAGCTTTGGTAATACTCAATCCTCTCCGTTATTCCAGTCAACTACCCCTTCATTTGGACAGACGAGCTCGGCCTTTGGACAAACTGCGTCATCTTTTGGTCAGAGTACGCCAGCTTTTGGTCAATCCAATTTGTTCAGTACTCCTTCTACTGGCTTTGGTGGGAACTTATTTTCAAGTGCACCATTGCTAAATACAAGCAACCCGATAGGATTTGGCCAAACAACA CCCCCTCTTTCAACTCCTTTTCAACTCACTCAGCCTTCTCAGAGTACTGCTTTTGGGTTCAGTAACTATGGTCAGACACAAGGAG GTGGTGCAAGTGGTTTTGGTGGCACACCCAACCTTTTCAGTCAACC GTCAGCTAACCAAAGCTCAGTTGTAGCACAACCAGCGGTTGTTACTAATCCATTTGGAACTTTACCGGCGATGCCTCAGATGTCAATTGGTCGTACTGGCACTTCTTCTTCTATACAGTATGGGATTTCTAGTTTACCG GTGGTTGACAAACCTGTTCCTGTCAGGATATCATCATTACTGACTTCCCGACACCTTTCTCAAAGACGGGTTAGGTTGCCGGCAAGGAAATATCACCCTAAAACTGAGGGTGCTAAG GTGCCGTTCTTTAGTGATGATGAGGAGACGCCAAGCACGCCTAAGGCAGATGCGTTGTTTGTTCCTAGAGAGAATCCAAGAGCTTTAGTTATTCGTCCATTGGACCAGTGGCCTTCTAGAGGTGGTTTGGAGAAAGTATCGCCATCAAAACACACGTCCCCAGCACATGAGAATG GTAAAATCCCTGAAGTTGTTTTTGCTCCAGTTACTGAGACCAGTGCAAAAGATAAAAACA ccgagggtctcctggaaaccgcctctctacccttcggagtagggttaaggtctgcgtacatattaccctccccagacgccacttgtgggattatactgagtcgtcgttgttgttgtaaCTTGCTTGAACTTTTCAATAAACGAAAATGTTTCAAAGTATTATTTTGTCAGGAGAATTTTGGTTCTGAGAACTTGAAGTTAACATTTTGCTTAGAATACAAAGTTTATCAGTAG
- the LOC107785021 gene encoding putative methyltransferase PMT18 — MAKDHSGSPKLHQLESKRKRLTWILAVSGLCILFYVLGAWQNARPTPSSQSEVYSRVGCDSGSPNPDIATSRISSSSSSSSSSSSLSVPLDFESHHQLVVNNSKSSENFPPCDMSYSEYTPCQEPQRGRKFDRNMLKYRERHCPSKEELIRCLIPAPPNYKIPFKWPQSRDYAWFANIPHKELSIEKAVQNWVQVEGDRLRFPGGGTMFPHGADAYIDDISELVPLTSGAIRTAIDTGCGVASWGAYLLKRDIVAMSFAPRDTHEAQVWFALERGVPAMIGVMGSQRLPYPARAFDMAHCSRCLIPWNKYDGLYLIEVDRVLRPGGYWILSGPPIRWKTYWRGWERTQEDLKQEQDSIEDTARRLCWKKVIEKGDLAVWQKPLNHIECTKSRSSNHKPHICKSGNGDAAWYQDMEACITPLPEVTNSDEVAGGALEKWPERAFATPPRISSGSIPSITIEKFQEDNQVWNERVSYYKRLIGLLPQGRYRNVMDANAYLGGFAAALSKYPVWVMNVVPANNDPDTLGVIYERGFIGTYNDWCEAFSTYPRTYDLIHAGGLISLYQDRCDITYILLEMDRILRPEGTVIFRDVVEVLVKIKSIADGMRWQSRIVDHESGPFNPEKILIAVKTYWTGEAKRE, encoded by the exons ATGGCAAAAGACCATAGTGGATCCCCAAAGTTACACCAGCTCGAATCGAAGAGAAAACGGCTCACTTGGATCCTTGCTGTTAGTGGCCTCTGCATCTTATTCTATGTCCTAGGAGCCTGGCAGAATGCTAGACCCACTCCATCCAGTCAATCTGAAGTATATTCCAGAGTTGGCTGTGATTCTGGATCTCCGAACCCTGATATCGCGACATCACGAATatcatcatcgtcgtcatcatcatcatcatcatcgtcactCTCAGTCCCTCTCGATTTCGAAAGCCATCATCAGTTAGTGGTCAACAACTCTAAGTCATCAGAAAACTTTCCACCCTGTGATATGTCCTACAGCGAATACACACCATGTCAAGAGCCACAGAGGGGTCGAAAATTTGACCGTAATATGTTAAAGTACAGAGAGAGGCATTGCCCAAGCAAGGAAGAACTTATCCGTTGTCTTATACCTGCTCCACCAAATTACAAGATTCCCTTCAAATGGCCTCAGAGTAGAGATTATGCTTGGTTTGCCAATATTCCACATAAAGAACTTAGCATTGAGAAAGCTGTTCAGAATTGGGTCCAAGTGGAAGGTGATCGTTTAAGATTTCCAGGAGGTGGCACCATGTTCCCGCACGGAGCTGATGCTTACATTGATGATATAAGTGAGCTGGTTCCCCTTACTAGTGGAGCCATTCGGACAGCAATCGATACAGGCTGTGGT GTTGCAAGTTGGGGTGCTTATCTGCTGAAGCGGGATATAGTAGCCATGTCTTTTGCTCCAAGAGATACACACGAAGCACAGGTCTGGTTTGCACTAGAAAGAGGAGTTCCGGCAATGATTGGTGTTATGGGTTCTCAGAGACTTCCATATCCAGCGAGGGCTTTTGATATGGCTCATTGTTCTCGTTGCTTAATCCCATGGAACAAGTACG ATGGATTGTACCTTATTGAAGTTGACAGAGTTCTACGGCCAGGGGGTTATTGGATACTTTCAGGCCCTCCTATCCGCTGGAAGACATACTGGAGAGGTTGGGAGAGAACCCAAGAAGATTTGAAGCAAGAGCAAGATTCCATTGAAGACACTGCGAGGCGACTTTGCTGGAAAAAGGTGATCGAGAAGGGTGACCTAGCTGTGTGGCAAAAGCCTCTCAACCACATTGAATGCACCAAAAGCAGATCATCTAATCATAAGCCACATATCTGCAAGTCAGGCAACGGTGATGCAGCATG GTACCAAGACATGGAAGCATGTATCACGCCGCTGCCAGAAGTAACCAACTCGGATGAAGTCGCAGGTGGTGCATTAGAAAAATGGCCAGAGCGAGCATTCGCTACTCCTCCTAGGATTAGTAGTGGTTCAATACCAAGCATCACAATAGAGAAATTTCAAGAGGATAATCAG GTATGGAATGAACGGGTGTCATACTACAAACGCCTAATTGGTCTCTTACCCCAAGGACGATATCGTAACGTGATGGACGCGAATGCTTATTTGGGTGGATTCGCTGCAGCTCTTTCGAAATATCCAGTTTGGGTAATGAACGTGGTTCCTGCCAATAATGACCCCGACACTTTGGGTGTGATATATGAACGAGGCTTCATTGGCACATACAATGATTGGTGTGAAGCTTTCTCAACGTATCCACGAACATACGATCTCATCCATGCTGGTGGTTTGATCAGCCTATATCAGGACAG aTGTGATATCACCTACATTCTCCTTGAGATGGATAGAATCCTGAGGCCTGAAGGTACTGTTATATTCAGAGATGTAGTGGAAGTCCTAGTGAAAATCAAAAGTATAGCAGACGGCATGAGATGGCAAAGTCGCATTGTAGACCATGAGAGTGGACCATTTAACCCAGAGAAGATTCTTATTGCTGTGAAAACTTACTGGACTGGTGAAGCTAAGCGGGAATAA